A stretch of Sulfurimonas xiamenensis DNA encodes these proteins:
- a CDS encoding aldehyde dehydrogenase family protein has translation MIAKIYFGSQEVEKEKVTQRVSPYSGEIVSKAPVCDRDDVKRALEIAKEALKQTRKTTIAQRCSWLLDVAQKLKQNKEDIAKTITDEVGKPITFARVEVERCIETITLSAETMRTMHGETINTDAMASGKKTTAFFIREPAGVVAAITPFNFPLNLIAHKLAPALAAGNTVVLKPTPEAPLTAYKFAKLFIQSKYAVKDALSVVYGDAEVGDALVRSDIPRVISFTGSVPVGNIITKSAGIKKVSLELGGNAATYIDKSADLDLAAARCALGAFVNSGQVCISLQRIYVNAEIYDEFASKMAQESKKLIVGSPYDDDTFMGPLIDDDACQRAMGWVESAIKEGAVAMLPPRVEGRLFYPCLMADVRDDMAIVCEEVFAPIVSLVKVESFDDALPRMNNSPYGLQFSIFTNDLKLTQRAIYELDAGGVVINDMPTLRFDIQPYGGVKLSGIGREGPRFAIEEMSEIKSVVIC, from the coding sequence ATGATAGCAAAAATATATTTTGGTTCACAAGAAGTAGAGAAAGAAAAAGTAACTCAAAGAGTAAGTCCTTATAGTGGGGAGATTGTTTCAAAAGCTCCTGTTTGCGATAGAGATGATGTGAAAAGAGCGTTAGAGATTGCAAAAGAGGCTTTAAAGCAAACGCGAAAAACAACTATTGCCCAAAGATGCAGTTGGCTTTTGGATGTTGCACAAAAGTTAAAACAAAATAAAGAAGATATAGCAAAAACTATTACAGATGAGGTGGGAAAACCCATAACATTTGCCAGAGTTGAGGTAGAGAGATGTATAGAGACGATAACTCTTTCGGCTGAGACAATGCGTACTATGCACGGTGAGACAATCAATACCGATGCAATGGCGAGCGGGAAAAAAACAACGGCATTTTTTATAAGAGAGCCTGCGGGAGTCGTTGCGGCAATCACACCTTTTAATTTTCCTCTTAATTTGATAGCACATAAACTGGCGCCGGCTCTTGCAGCCGGTAATACGGTTGTGCTTAAGCCAACTCCCGAAGCACCGCTCACCGCGTATAAATTTGCAAAATTATTTATCCAGAGCAAATATGCTGTAAAAGATGCCCTAAGTGTTGTTTACGGTGATGCTGAAGTTGGAGATGCATTGGTTAGAAGTGATATACCCCGTGTTATAAGTTTTACGGGAAGTGTTCCTGTTGGTAATATTATTACAAAAAGTGCCGGGATTAAAAAGGTCTCACTGGAACTTGGCGGGAATGCAGCTACTTATATAGACAAAAGCGCTGATTTGGATTTGGCAGCTGCAAGATGCGCTTTAGGAGCCTTTGTAAATTCCGGGCAGGTTTGTATTTCTCTGCAGCGCATCTATGTTAATGCTGAAATATATGATGAGTTTGCTTCTAAAATGGCGCAGGAGAGTAAAAAACTGATTGTAGGTTCACCATACGATGATGACACCTTTATGGGTCCGCTTATTGACGATGATGCGTGCCAAAGAGCTATGGGCTGGGTAGAGAGCGCCATAAAAGAGGGTGCGGTTGCTATGCTTCCTCCCCGCGTTGAAGGCAGACTTTTTTACCCTTGTTTAATGGCTGATGTTCGTGACGATATGGCAATTGTTTGTGAAGAGGTTTTCGCTCCGATTGTATCTTTGGTAAAGGTAGAGAGTTTTGATGATGCTCTTCCTCGCATGAACAACTCTCCTTACGGGCTTCAGTTTTCAATTTTTACAAATGATTTAAAATTGACTCAACGGGCAATTTATGAGCTTGATGCAGGGGGAGTGGTTATTAATGATATGCCTACACTTAGATTTGATATTCAGCCTTATGGCGGAGTGAAACTCAGCGGTATAGGCAGAGAGGGCCCGCGGTTTGCTATCGAAGAGATGAGCGAAATAAAAAGTGTAGTGATATGTTAA
- a CDS encoding thioredoxin family protein: protein MHKTRAVFIFLFLLFSTLQSAELDWSNDYNAALKEAQKKSKNIYLYIGSDNCRWCDRFQDITLSQKHVIEKLKEEYVLLYLSRDKHKIPKHFETKGVPRHYFLRNDGKIFYEDRGSREVEGFLNLLDEVSLRKSN from the coding sequence ATGCATAAAACAAGAGCTGTTTTCATCTTTTTATTTCTACTATTTTCAACTCTGCAAAGTGCTGAACTGGACTGGTCAAATGACTATAATGCAGCTTTAAAAGAGGCGCAAAAAAAGAGTAAAAATATATATCTTTATATCGGTTCTGATAATTGCAGATGGTGTGATAGATTTCAGGATATAACACTCTCGCAAAAGCATGTCATAGAAAAACTAAAAGAGGAGTATGTTCTTTTATATCTCTCTAGAGACAAACATAAAATACCAAAACATTTTGAAACAAAAGGGGTGCCAAGACACTATTTTTTAAGAAATGATGGCAAAATTTTTTATGAAGACAGAGGAAGCAGAGAGGTTGAAGGATTTTTAAATTTGCTCGATGAAGTAAGCTTGAGAAAAAGTAATTAG
- a CDS encoding YraN family protein, translating to MSRAKGNLAEDKAYEFLLKHGFDVIERNFYSRFGEIDIIALKDGVLHFIEVKSALEYETAVENITKSKLAKLIKTAYVYMKKNSLDTDFVFDALIVVDENIEFIENITL from the coding sequence ATGAGCAGAGCCAAAGGAAACTTAGCAGAAGATAAAGCGTATGAGTTTCTTTTAAAACATGGTTTTGATGTTATAGAAAGAAATTTTTATTCCCGCTTTGGAGAGATAGATATAATCGCGCTAAAAGATGGAGTTTTGCATTTTATTGAGGTAAAAAGCGCTCTTGAATATGAAACTGCTGTTGAAAATATTACAAAAAGCAAGCTCGCAAAGCTTATCAAAACCGCATATGTCTATATGAAAAAAAACTCTCTTGATACGGATTTTGTTTTTGACGCTTTAATTGTTGTAGATGAAAATATAGAGTTTATAGAGAATATAACACTCTAA
- a CDS encoding molybdopterin oxidoreductase family protein, translating into MENFETIDSVCTYCGVGCDIAVHVKENKIQKIFAHKDGVVSQGKLCIKGKYGFDFVDSKERLRTPRIKKSFLDKNPAIKDAVASSLKDFDDIWYESDLDSATTAAAMKLKEIQEKYGQKSVASIGGARTSCESVYLFQKFTRHTLNSPHVDNCARVCHSPSLRGMKATIGEGAATNPYNDVYNCEFMIVIGSNTTEAHPIIANRIVEMAQKNDNLAVFDVREIKLHRFAKYKAIMPHEANLLVLNMIAYVIINEELYDENFIEERTKGFAEFKDKILNDPYANPKYFENIEGYEYLSKMIPKIAREYALKKSMIFWGLGITEHIDGSYAVMAITHLSLMTGNIGKAGTGLMPLRGQNNVQGACDMGMLPYYDPDYQTPKEVGLMTPQLVDEMLEGRIKAVLNIGEDLTHIHPNINKVDRAISNLELIMVQELFMTDITSKADIVIGVKSAYEKTGVYVNAMRRLHLSQPLVESDLPDDWEVIKLLDNKMGGNYAYKNSNEIWDEVREVAYRRFSGASYVRLQRHRKRGLQWPVHTEDTPILHQLDFRTDDGLGEFHYHQYKLRGMVEEIIDKNLTGYYLTTGRTIAMYNNAAQTKQTQSLLDKYDEDLLLVNDEDADDFKSERVILKTEYGETKPLKVKFTKKIEPKTLFVTFHYADSKVNALFGDRSDELILTAAFKSVKVEVINC; encoded by the coding sequence ATGGAAAACTTTGAAACAATAGATAGTGTTTGTACCTACTGTGGTGTCGGTTGTGATATAGCTGTGCATGTAAAAGAGAATAAGATTCAAAAAATCTTTGCACATAAAGACGGTGTAGTCTCACAAGGAAAGCTCTGCATAAAAGGCAAATACGGTTTTGATTTTGTTGACTCAAAAGAGCGCCTTAGAACACCAAGAATCAAGAAGAGTTTTTTAGATAAAAATCCAGCTATAAAAGATGCAGTAGCATCTTCATTAAAAGATTTTGATGATATTTGGTATGAGAGTGATTTAGATTCTGCCACAACTGCCGCAGCTATGAAGCTAAAAGAGATTCAAGAGAAGTATGGGCAAAAAAGCGTAGCTTCCATTGGCGGCGCAAGAACCTCATGCGAGAGTGTTTATCTTTTTCAAAAATTTACTCGTCACACTCTAAACTCCCCTCATGTTGACAACTGTGCGAGAGTTTGTCACTCACCAAGCTTAAGGGGTATGAAAGCTACCATCGGAGAGGGTGCAGCTACAAATCCGTATAATGATGTTTACAACTGTGAATTTATGATTGTGATTGGTTCAAATACAACAGAAGCACACCCCATAATAGCGAATCGTATTGTCGAAATGGCGCAAAAAAATGATAATTTGGCTGTATTTGATGTTAGAGAGATAAAGCTTCACCGCTTTGCAAAATATAAGGCGATTATGCCGCATGAAGCAAACCTGCTTGTTTTAAATATGATTGCATATGTAATTATAAATGAAGAGCTTTATGATGAGAATTTTATAGAAGAGAGAACAAAAGGTTTTGCAGAGTTTAAGGATAAAATTTTAAATGACCCTTATGCAAATCCAAAATATTTTGAGAATATTGAGGGGTATGAATATCTTAGCAAAATGATTCCAAAGATAGCAAGAGAGTATGCTCTCAAAAAATCTATGATTTTTTGGGGACTTGGTATTACTGAACATATTGATGGCTCTTATGCCGTAATGGCAATTACTCATCTCTCCCTAATGACTGGAAATATCGGAAAAGCCGGTACCGGGCTTATGCCTCTTCGAGGTCAAAACAATGTTCAAGGTGCTTGTGATATGGGGATGCTTCCCTATTATGACCCAGATTATCAAACGCCAAAAGAGGTTGGCTTAATGACGCCTCAGCTTGTTGATGAGATGCTTGAGGGGCGCATAAAAGCAGTTTTAAATATAGGAGAGGATTTAACTCATATTCATCCAAATATAAATAAAGTAGACAGAGCAATAAGCAATCTTGAACTTATAATGGTGCAAGAGCTGTTTATGACAGATATAACCTCTAAAGCGGATATAGTTATAGGGGTAAAATCAGCGTATGAAAAAACGGGTGTTTATGTTAATGCCATGAGAAGATTGCATCTATCTCAGCCGCTTGTAGAATCAGATCTTCCTGATGATTGGGAGGTTATCAAACTTCTTGATAATAAGATGGGCGGTAACTATGCCTATAAAAATTCAAATGAAATTTGGGATGAAGTAAGAGAAGTTGCATATCGCCGCTTTAGCGGAGCATCTTATGTAAGATTGCAAAGACATAGAAAAAGAGGGCTTCAGTGGCCGGTTCATACGGAAGATACTCCGATTTTACATCAATTGGATTTTAGAACGGATGATGGGCTCGGCGAGTTTCATTATCATCAATACAAGCTTCGCGGCATGGTAGAAGAGATTATTGATAAAAATTTAACTGGATATTATTTGACAACGGGCAGAACAATTGCAATGTACAATAATGCTGCTCAGACAAAACAGACACAAAGTTTGCTTGATAAATATGATGAAGATTTGCTTTTAGTCAATGATGAAGATGCCGATGATTTTAAAAGCGAGCGAGTTATTTTGAAAACCGAGTATGGGGAAACAAAACCGCTAAAAGTAAAGTTTACCAAAAAGATAGAGCCCAAAACTCTCTTTGTAACATTTCATTATGCGGATTCTAAAGTGAATGCACTTTTTGGTGACAGAAGCGATGAGTTGATTTTAACTGCTGCTTTTAAATCTGTAAAAGTGGAAGTGATTAACTGCTAA